One stretch of Leishmania panamensis strain MHOM/PA/94/PSC-1 chromosome 29 sequence DNA includes these proteins:
- a CDS encoding GTP-binding protein, putative (TriTrypDB/GeneDB-style sysID: LpmP.29.2230) has translation MDQLISVINELHDAFSGVKMNIKLNLPQIAVVGSQSCGKSSVLESIVGKDFLPRGSGIVTRCPLVLQLVQLPKSNSEEWGEFLHVPNKKFFDFNAIQEEITRRTIEVAGPHAITDKPINLKVYSNMVLNLTLVDLPGLVMNAVGDQPKDIDRQIKDMVTRYVSPKNTIILAISPANTDLATSQSLRLAKQLDPEGTRTVGVLTKIDLMDKGTDCFDVLQNKVLHLRHGFVGVVCRSQQDINDRKSMEAARQSEYDFFANSPTYSSIADEAGTVYLSKKLNNLLLEHIKAVIPDLKRHVDQLMEATRKQMEKLGMFDQNITEPSAQVLSLIKLFSDTVNQTIDGGITDATKELLGGARLDYIFHECFATYVTSLSARKDLTDDYIRINTRNMAGMHATLFPSDQVFVALSKQQIARLEEPSIKCVSFVYEELINIVNICAAKVDRYPNLKQAIISICHNMLLDYRSPTSAHVRTIISAERGFINVKHPMMDELAQRAFENIYGTSNGHAPSGPSKGTESNPSTTGNPPADQKGNSKDPKKDDKKGGKDEKKLEKSKDQGWVDSLATAGNKASMTDVPSRIMLGNSMTMHEQRMNNAIREMVEGYFAIVKGNIADQVPKAITLLMISRLREEVYARLVRELYSEKAATSLLSEPPGIAAQRKAAKEMLDALMKAQNALNSVRDYHLGREPPSST, from the coding sequence ATGGACCAGTTGATTAGTGTGATCAATGAGCTTCATGACGCCTTCTCCGGCGTCAAGATGAACATCAAGCTCAACCTCCCCCAGATCGCCGTCGTCGGTAGTCAGAGCTGCGGCAAGAGCTCCGTGCTGGAGTCGATCGTTGGCAAGGACTTTTTGCCGCGTGGCTCGGGCATCGTCACACGCTGCCCtctcgtgctgcagctcgtgcagctgcccAAGTCCAATTCGGAGGAGTGGGGTGAGTTCCTGCACGTCCCCAACAAGAAGTTCTTTGACTTCAACGCCATCCAAGAGGAAATCACGCGCCGCACCATTGAAGTGGCTGGCCCGCACGCGATTACGGATAAGCCGATCAACCTCAAAGTGTATTCGAACATGGTGCTCAACCTTACCCTCGTTGATTTGCCTGGTCTGGTAATGAACGCCGTGGGAGATCAGCCAAAGGACATTGACCGCCAGATCAAGGATATGGTGACGCGCTATGTGTCACCCAAGAACACGATCATTCTGGCCATTTCCCCTGCCAACACCGATCTTGCCACCAGCCAATCGCTGCGCCTGGCAAAGCAGCTGGACCCGGAGGGTACGCGCACAGTCGGCGTGCTAACAAAGATTGACTTGATGGACAAGGGTACGGACTGCTTTGATGTGCTGCAGAACAAGGTGCTGCATCTCCGCCATGGATTTGTCGGTGTTGTGTGCCGCAGCCAACAGGATATCAACGATCGCAAGTCGATGGAGGCTGCCCGGCAGAGCGAGTATGACTTCTTCGCAAACTCACCCACCTATTCCTCCATCGCAGATGAGGCCGGCACCGTCTATCTTAGCAAGAAGCTGAACAActtgctgctggagcacatCAAAGCCGTCATTCCAGACCTAAAGCGCCACGTGGACCAGCTGATGGAAGCCACCAGGAAGCAGATGGAGAAGCTCGGCATGTTTGATCAGAACATCACCGAGCCCAGCGCGCAGGTGCTGTCCCTCATCAAGCTTTTCAGCGACACAGTAAATCAGACGATCGATGGCGGTATCACGGATGCCACGAAGGAACTGCTCGGTGGTGCGCGTCTCGACTACATTTTCCACGAGTGCTTCGCCACCTACGTGACTAGCCTGAGCGCCAGGAAGGATCTCACAGACGACTACATTCGTATCAACACCCGTAACATGGCAGGTATGCACGCCACCCTGTTCCCCTCCGACCAGGTGTTCGTCGCCTTGTCGAAGCAGCAGATCGCCCGCCTCGAGGAGCCGTCCATCAAGTGCGTCTCTTTCGTGTACGAGGAGCTGATCAATATCGTGAATATCTGCGCTGCCAAGGTGGACCGCTACCCGAACCTGAAGCAGGCCATCATCTCGATTTGCCATAATATGCTGCTTGACTACCGCTCGCCGACCTCGGCGCACGTCCGTACCATCATCAGCGCCGAGCGTGGCTTCATTAACGTGAAGCACCCGATGATGGATGAACTAGCTCAGCGCGCGTTCGAGAACATCTACGGCACCTCAAACGGCCATGCGCCCTCGGGGCCGTCGAAGGGGACTGAGTCGAACCCTTCCACGACTGGCAATCCACCGGCGGATCAGAAGGGCAACAGTAAAGATCCCAAGAAAGATGACAAAAAGGGCGGCAAGGATGAAAAGAAGCTGGAAAAGTCGAAGGATCAGGGCTGGGTCGACAGCCTCGCAACTGCCGGAAACAAGGCCAGCATGACTGACGTGCCATCACGCATTATGCTGGGCAACAGCATGACGATGCACGAGCAGCGCATGAACAACGCCATTCGCGAGATGGTAGAGGGCTACTTTGCGATTGTGAAAGGCAACATCGCCGATCAGGTGCCCAAGGCAATCACGCTGCTAATGATCTCTCGCCTGCGCGAGGAGGTCTATGCGCGCCTGGTCCGTGAGCTGTACTCGGAAAAGGCGGCCACTTCGCTGCTCTCCGAGCCTCCAGGCATCGCGGCACAGCGCAAGGCAGCCAAGGAGATGCTCGATGCTCTCATGAAGGCACAGAATGCTCTCAACAGCGTGCGCGACTACCACCTCGGTAGGGAACCGCCCTCGTCTACCTAA
- a CDS encoding hypothetical protein (TriTrypDB/GeneDB-style sysID: LpmP.29.2240): MARITVELLRRRAEHNEGCLSNLKEIALHQQDIEKIELIGDACRQLEIVYLCNNYIRVIEGLRHLKWLKYLNLAVNNITVIDGLQGCEALERLDLTLNFIAEPTSVQTLLANPFLESLHLTGNPCTKAEGYRSYVIHALPQLKELDGDVVIKAERIMARQAEDVVIEAVEEEAVRVREGERIKQEMLAKGIDPFPPKYNAKGERVYGHTPEERLQVLQEQQEIEQKKKAEVSTPQPGSIAALHQELQRQQQPSKRLTTEEERGKFGRLLLRNEPRVPFHMNHDDAEEFVLTVEPGKFISTTLLSIQVEVDVVRVFIKGKLLQVPVEDELAADATQVQRSTTTGQLKVTVPYTPEVQERRSGMRARLRGLREVAERVSSATGESASSAVPASAAPFPNTAEALTRSTLLEIESRMGGSSPSVSVDQPGTIGILSGSENTMTSSSIVKSVDVLSPVSSTMMVAADAATSVLPPMTAVPTPTTAAQSDCTILD, translated from the coding sequence ATGGCCCGGATTACTGTGGAGTTACTCCGTCGCCGCGCGGAGCACAACGAGGGCTGTCTCTCGAACCTGAAGGAGATCGCTCTCCATCAGCAGGATATCGAAAAGATCGAGCTCATCGGTGACGCATGCCGCCAACTGGAGATTGTATACCTGTGCAATAACTACATCCGTGTCATTGAAGGACTGCGGCACCTGAAGTGGCTGAAGTACCTCAACCTCGCTGTGAATAACATTACGGTAATCGACGGGCTACAAGGGTGCGAGGCCCTGGAGCGGCTGGACCTCACGCTGAACTTCATTGCAGAGCCTACGTCGGTTCAGACACTGCTAGCGAATCCGTTCCTTGAGTCCCTGCACCTGACAGGCAACCCATGCACCAAGGCGGAGGGCTACCGCTCCTACGTAATTCACGCATTGCCTCAGTTGAAGGAGCTGGACGGTGATGTGGTAATCAAAGCCGAGCGCATCATGGCTCGGCAGGCAGAGGATGTGGTGATTGAGGcggtcgaggaggaggcggtgagggTGCGCGAGGGGGAGCGCATTAAGCAAGAGATGCTGGCAAAGGGAATAGACCCTTTTCCACCAAAGTACAACGCGAAGGGCGAGCGCGTGTACGGACACACACCGGAGGAGCgactgcaggtgctgcaggaacAACAAGAGATagagcagaagaaaaaggctGAGGTGTCGACTCCGCAGCCTGGCAGCATCGCTGCTCTCCATCAGGAactgcagaggcagcagcagccgtcaaAGCGGCTAACCACCGAGGAGGAACGAGGCAAGTTTGgtcgcctgctgctgcgtaaCGAACCCCGAGTGCCGTTTCACATGAACCACGACGACGCTGAGGAGTTTGTACTTACTGTGGAGCCCGGAAAGTTTATCTCCACCACACTACTTTCTATACAGGTAGAGGTAGAcgtggtgcgtgtgttcaTCAAGGGTAAGTTACTACAAGTGCCAGTCGAGGATGAGCTGGCTGCGGACGCGACACAGGTGCAGCGCTCTACCACGACAGGGCAGCTGAAAGTGACGGTACCGTACACACCGGAGGTGCAGgagcgacgcagcggcatgCGTGCACGTCTCAGAgggctgcgcgaggtggcCGAAAGGGTTTCCAGCGCTACTGGGGAGAGCGCATCCAGCGCTGTCCCAGCGTCTGCAGCTCCTTTTCCAAATACCGCTGAAGCACTCACTCGCTCCACACTGCTGGAGATTGAGAGTCGCATGGGCGGTAGTTCACCGTCTGTTTCAGTCGATCAGCCCGGGACAATAGGCATACTCAGTGGCAGTGAGAACACCATGACGAGCAGTAGCATCGTGAAGTCTGTGGATGTCCTCTCTCCTGTGTCGTCTACCATGATGGTGGCCGCAGATGCAGCTACATCAGTGTTGCCGCCCATGACAGCAGTGCCGACTCCGACCACCGCGGCGCAGAGCGATTGTACTATCTTGGATTAA